One genomic window of Nicotiana sylvestris chromosome 10, ASM39365v2, whole genome shotgun sequence includes the following:
- the LOC104225578 gene encoding uncharacterized protein, which yields MDFTEINMISDFEAGVKCLQNPSLISRFFSLSEVTQIYSFWKWGALILAVVATFSSLIRKIKLLFIYVFTLKPSAEPLLQYLGEDFDISESDDEDDKCSTPPSSDDEDLIDRQIDEDFRVSGSSFYFKEQGQNCNLRLRRQRNSFERFPWTEFSAGKNVVKLWDSLALGLDYEYDDLSKSVVSLWDLNAEQKISDIFSGSSQVPAVATASPSVVLSSEVKNDRNAVVLAAYDTRMKSLSPAICAEWRKGSGKVVGVNAADAGKVYLRNETAGILTVGDMRNVKSPLEITEGDDTWWDADAVTIEEQFDGSNKTSQIERVSLTR from the coding sequence ATGGATTTCACAGAAATTAACATGATCAGCGATTTTGAAGCAGGTGTGAAATGTCTACAAAACCCTTCTTTAATTTCTCGATTCTTTTCACTTTCAGAAGTAACCCAAATTTACAGTTTCTGGAAATGGGGCGCTTTAATTCTTGCAGTTGTAGCCACTTTTAGCAGCCTaataagaaaaatcaaactttTGTTCATTTACGTTTTTACCCTTAAACCTTCGGCTGAACCTCTCCTTCAATACCTTGGCGAAGACTTCGATATTTCAGAGTCCGACGATGAAGACGATAAATGCTCAACACCGCCGTCTTCTGACGATGAAGACCTCATTGATCGGCAAATCGATGAAGATTTTAGAGTATCAGGTTCGAGTTTCTATTTTAAGGAGCAAGGTCAAAATTGTAATTTGAGACTTCGAAGGCAGCGGAATAGTTTTGAGCGGTTCCCGTGGACGGAATTTTCTGCCGGAAAAAATGTCGTGAAGCTGTGGGATAGTTTAGCGTTAGGTTTAGATTATGAGTATGATGATTTATCTAAAAGTGTAGTGTCGCTATGGGATTTGAATGCGGAGCAGAAAATTAGCGATATTTTTAGCGGTTCTTCTCAGGTTCCAGCGGTGGCGACGGCGTCACCATCGGTGGTTTTGTCATCGGAGGTGAAAAATGATCGTAACGCCGTTGTTTTAGCTGCGTACGATACGAGGATGAAGAGTCTTTCACCGGCGATATGTGCTGAGTGGAGGAAAGGTTCAGGGAAGGTTGTCGGAGTCAATGCCGCCGATGCCGGGAAAGTTTACCTGAGAAATGAAACTGCCGGAATTTTGACGGTTGGTGACATGAGGAACGTTAAGTCACCGTTAGAGATAACGGAGGGTGACGACACGTGGTGGGACGCGGACGCCGTTACAATCGAGGAGCAGTTTGACGGTTCAAATAAAACTAGTCAAATTGAACGAGTTTCACTGACTCGGTGA